The Humulus lupulus chromosome 7, drHumLupu1.1, whole genome shotgun sequence region aaataacaaaattctaccaagtaaaaaaaaaaaagctaagcaacaaaataaagaagaatattattattataatatgtgaaagGCTTTGCAAATAACCCAAAAGTAGAAGATGTCAAGCTCCTCATCTGCTTGACACGTGTGGGACTAAATAACAGAAGATAACCTCATATCTCAATCTTTAATAAGTGAGGgactaaataaaaaaacataatctCATATATAAATCCTCAGAAAATATAGTTTGGGCTTTGCAAATAACAACATAGTCTCATATATATAACCTCATACCTCAATCTTTAATAAGTGAGGgtccaaataaaaaatatttgtaaCGATTCTAGGCTAGTCTACGCTTAGGTGCAAAACACGTTTTCTAATATAATACAGTAgctttaatattatatattattttataaatatacttacaatttaaaacttttagtttaaaaaatagatttacaaaagtaaatatataaCTATAACATTCTTTTCAGCTcaaatattttcttaaaaaaaaaatcaatatacttatatttTCCTCTATttcatatttttttgttttatcagactactaatttaatattttttttttatgttcaaAATTTACTTTCAGctgaaataatttaatttttttaaaaaacgtttgcaataattttttcttataacaatttattttaattataatttttttcaaaataaggcaagaaaaaaaatataaaaatgaaaaaaaaacacccgcttaataaaatattaaaaaactcAACAGGGTTGTCTTCCTTGGCCTCGACGAGAAAGAAATGTTCAGTCACCCTTTGCCCTCACTTCTCCATGCTCCTCTCTTCATTTTTACCAAACTACCATTCCTCCTTCTCCACTCTCTCTCACTCTATATATATAGATTCATGGGTGTGTATGCATTTTGTACTGAAAAAAAAAAGGATCAATTCGAACTGATGATTGCTTTGGCCATTATCGTGGCAGCTGCTCATTTTTTGAACCGTCCACCGGCTCTGAGCCCAACACCCTCTCCTCTGCCCAATCCAAACTTATTAGCTATCGTGCCTTATCAACCACAGACTCCAACTCCCTCACCTCCGCCCAGCCCCGACACACTAGCAATAGTACCTTATCAACCACCTCGTCTGATTCTAACCTATGACTCCCCGATACACCACCACCCTCCCGGACCACCTCCAGCCACCAACTCACCTGTTTCATCTACCACCACAGTGAAAATTCACTGTGATGTGGTCTCCCTCACTCATCTTCAAGCCCCGATATATGACAGATACGATAATGAGGAGGATAGTAATAACAATAGTGATAAGGAGGTTGGTAATAACAATGACAACATCGATAATATGATTGTTCGAATTTTTGAGCAGCATCAGCCAATTTTCGAGGAGCACCAACTATTCGATGGGGGGCTTCCTCTTCAAGGCTAAAGAGATGATGAGGCTTTTGTGTGCTGCTATTGCTGTCGGGAGCTGCACGATACCACGGTGGTTGTACATTCGTGCAACCACCGGTTTCACTTGGTCTGCTATGCCGATGCATGTGCAGGAATTTGTCCCAGATGCCGCCTATTTTGAGAGTGTGTGTTTTCTAATTTCTAGTTGAAAGGCAGTGACCAGATCACGGGAGCTCTGTTCCTTTCTCTTTCTCGACTGTTCCAAAACAAAACAGAGTATTCAAACTACAATCAcagaaaatggaaaaaaaaaatattagaaaaacTGACAAACAAAACTAATATAGATTCAGAAAAAATGGATACATAATAATGACAACACAATTGAATTTATTGGAGATTTCATCAAGTAAGTTTCAATATAGTCAGAAATTAGAAACTATGACTAGATTTCAGGTCTACGAACCTTGCAAAACAACCTGGTAAATTTTTttgactaattatatatataaacaaaatacAAAGCATACTAAACAAAACTCTTAATTAAAGCATGAATAGATTAGAAGAGAAGAGATTAAACAAAGTTCAACTAGAAAACACACATACTCTCAAAATAGGCTGCATCAGCATAACAGATCAAGTGAAACTGGTGGTTGCACGAATGTACCACCACCGTGGTATCGTGCAACTCCCGACAGCAAATGCAGCACACAAGCGCCTCATCATCTCTTAGCCTTGAAGAGGAAGCCCCCCCATCGAATGGCTGGTGTTTCTCGAAAATTGGCTGGTGCTCCTCGAAAATCCGGGCAATCATATTATCGATGTTGTCATTGTTATTACTATCCTCCTCATCATCGTATCTGTCATATATCAGGGCTTGAAGATGGGTGAGGGAGACCACATCACAGTGAATTTCCACTGTGGTGGTAGATGAAACAGGTGAGTTGGTGGCTGGGGTGGTCCGGAAGGGTGGTGGTGTATCGGGGAGTCATAGGTTGGAATCAGACGAGGTGGTTGATAAGGAACTATAGCTAGTGTGTCGGGGCTGGGCGGAGGTGAGGGAGTCGGAGTCTGTGGTTGATAAGGCACGATAACTAATAAGTTTGGGTTGGGCGGAGGAGAGGGTGTTGGGCTTGAAGCCGGTGGACAGTTCAAAAAATGAGCAGCTGCCACGATAATGGTCAAAGTAATTATCGGTTCGAATTGATCTTCTTTTTTTCAGTACAAAATGCATACATACCCATGAATCTATATATATAGAGGGAGGAAGGGTAGTTTGGTAAAAATGAAGAGAGGAGTGAGGGCAAAGGGTGACTGAACATTTCTTTCTCGTCGAGGCCAAGGAAGACAACCATGTTgagttttttaatattttattaagcgtgtgttttttttcatttttatatttttgttcttgccttgttttgaaaaaaattataattaaaataaaaagttatTGCAAacgttttttaaaaaaattaaaatatttcagCTGAAAGTAAGTTttgtacacaaaaaaaaaatattgaattagTAGTTTGATAAAACAAAAATGAAATATGAAATAGAGGGAAATGTaagtatattgattttttttttaagaaaatatttgAGCTGAAAAGAATGTTATAGCTATATATTTACTTTTTTAAACTAAAAGTTTTAAATTGCAagtatatttataaaataatattacatCTACTGTATTATATTGGAAAATGTGTTTTGCACCTTAGACTAGCCTAGGATcgttacaaattttttttatttagtcccTCACTTATTAAAGTAtgaggttatatatatatatatgagactaTGTTGTTATTTGCAAAGCTCAAATTTTATTTTCTGAGGTTTTATATATGAGactatgtttttttatttagtcCTTCACTTATTAAAGATTGAGGTTATTTTCTGTTATTTAGTTCCACACGTGTCAAGCAGATGAGGAGCTTGACATCTTCTACTTTTGGGTTATTTGCAAAGCCTTTCACATATACTTTTGTTGCCTTTCACCAAGCAAACTTTGAAATCGATTGAATCCGTAGAACTCAACCTTCATTGTCTTCCACGAACAAGGGCTCCCAAAGGTTAGACTTGACGatcggagaaggggaaggagaaaacgCTGAGCAAGGCAACCAATTTTTTAGGAAACAACCtcaaagaaagcgaaggtgagggatttcgtttttaatctacaatatgtgtatgtgcatggttttttttgttcataggatagatcggggctggcaatgaagaaatctgggtttttttcaatattttcatgaaaattgATAAGACTCGATAGTATAGGATGAGGAATGGATTAGACTGTGCCTCGATGATACAAGGCTTTAGgaatttttagaacctacctcgatagaactcgatgatacacggctttgggaatttttagaacctacctcgatGATACAAGGCTTTGGGAATTTTAAAACATACCTCGATATGAATCGATAGGACTCAACGATACacggctttgggatttttaggacccaCTTCGATATGACTAGACTTTGGTTTTTTTGCCTtacctcgataagactcgatagtaaccagatgatattattctttgtgattttggaacccacctcgatagaactcgattgtTTTTGCCTCGATAGTAACTGCCttaccagattgttttacatttttaatatcttttttgtatttttttccaaATGCCTGAACTTATTGTGCCGTTGAAACACTTTCCTGgccgtgtcacttataggggtagtgcctacttAGATACCCTTATAGAGTAGTTTAAGAagcatggtcttattgaaagggcacaggcatgccTGTTGGGATAGTTCTTTAAGGCAAAATCGTTAAGTTTTTCTGGGGTTTTGCTGCATCAACTAATGTTGCGTAACGTAGAAAGTAAGAAGCCTAAAGAGGGGCAGTTCTACCTGGGCAACACtctgtgtagatttggtattgcagagtttTTCCTAGTTTccgggctaaattttgggaaatcaccgtcTCCAGATGAATTGaaagcatctttcaagtgattgGATCATCttggaatattttaatggtgattcgaatGTTAATTTTGGTTAGTTGGAAGATGCACTGAAGGCCTCCACAatcccagaagatgcatttatgctgggtttgtgctatttgatagagggggtactgaatgccaaagagaagaaaacaacgatatggggagattctctgaggatggttgaggatattgattactttttcaagtatccttggGGGAAGTTGTCGTTTAAGAAGGTTAGCAAAGGTCTTCAAAAGAACATGAAtaagcaattgaaacactatgaggagaagaagaaagagaggtCAAGCAAAAACCAGAAGGAGGCGAAGTATGGTTTCACTTGCTATGCACCAgcgcttctttactgggcttttgaggccatgccttctCTTGGTAGTAAGTTCGGGGAGAACAGTGGGAATCAAATTTCGAAGATGCTCAGCTGGGCTACGAAGATTGATATCACTATTTTGACAGCTCTGTTGGCTCCTATATTCGCCCATCGTCGAATAAGTttcattttatcttgttaaatgtcacaaataaattgattaacgatttattttattaaagtttttctgacacatgttattcaaccatgcagttagtggtattttccatgctgaagcccTGTCTCGgggaggtagtctactacaatagcctcccagaagttgattacaggttattccctgagttggaggCTGGGACTGCAGTGGATGAAGTAGTGGTACCTGAGAATGAGGCAGATAAGCTAGTAGAAGTTGCAAAGGAAGTctccattttttatgaggatgCCCCGAGGGTTGATGAGGGCATTTCACAGGCCTGTGCAGCTTCATCTAGTCAGGTTACCCAGCTTGATTATGAGCAACTTCTgcagagggttgaggagggccaggcaaccttaTTACAGAATTATACCACAATCATGGCTCTCAGTTGGCGCAGCTATTTTCACTGGTCTCAAGTCGATCCACCGACGTAAAATCAAATATAGAGTTTGATATCTTGCCTGCATACTACAAGCGCGGTGATCAATCCTCCACTCCACAAGCCCAAACATCTGTTGCTGCCAGTCAtgctgacagtcccagtgtacgagtactTCAGCCCGAGGAGACAGCTGGCCTtgaagtttaataatatttattagtatattgattcccaagttttagtgatagttaaaataattcaaactatcatttttcaaaaaaaaatttataattttaagcacaaattatttatataaagataggatttttcttcacttttcaaaattataatttcaaagcatttagtgtaaatccatctaattaaataacaaataaattaatgaacattatttataaggcaaaatataatatttttgttctaagcatggatgtatataatttaatgacacatcttacacaaagaatattatgtttatgcactaatgaagaacaaagtgtaaatatgtcataacaatctaaaataaaagatatttaagatgaaagaaatatatgaagaagaaaaattcataaactttgttgtattacaagggaaaacaacatataacataaatattacctaattacaagttgcttcatcattatattaataatcttatgaaaaaaattagaagcacataactagagtaggaattacaaaataaatgacgtacatacttgaaaatgctcttggaAAACCTAAAATgaaagagagaatggtagaaggaaaatgggagaaaagaatatagtaacaaaaaattaagcaccctaaaatggtcttgaaactcTATATTTATAGCCGAAGTGaggttattaaaataattaatttaaattaattaaagtgattagattaattaaataaaataaatatggtatgtagaggtaaaatataaggtgtaatgatgatgttttggggtaaaaagtggtatttttagacaaaaggagacaaaagaacataatacatttgttgggctcaagaggaaaataaaaggaaaaatgttTTGTGGGCTGTGGctaggggtggcaattcgtgtaaacgtgttaGATTcatgtcgacacgattatgacacgacacgattatggtaaacacgaacacgacacgattattaaacgtgtcaaaaatacgaacacgaacacgacactattattaaacgggtcaacacgacacgaacacgattatgacacgattaatcataattatacgaaaaaaatcataaaacttatgtaaagtattcgtgttatcgtgtcttacacgattatgacacgacacgattattaaatgggtcaacacgattatgacacgacacgattaaggtaaacacgaacacgacacgattattaaacgtgttaaaaactcaaacacgaacacgacacgattattaaacgtgtcgtgttcgtatttaccttaatcgtgttgtgtcatcgtgtcgtgacccaaattgccacccctagcTGTGGCAGGTGTAAGAAGTTGGGGGCGTGGGTGCTAAAAGATGGAAGTCCCACGGCTGGAAGATGCTTGGGAAGGCTGAAGGCTGCTTCGGGCTTAAGCTGGGCTTCTAGAGGCAGGCCCAACGACTGGGGCTTTATGGGCCAAGTGCTGGCTGGGAAGGAAGCAGGCTGACTTGCGGCATGGTCACTTGCTGGTCTTTATTGATGAGAGACTTGCTGCTGCCGAATGGAGAGAAAACAATTGGGACAGGTGGCGGCAGCGTGTGGCATGCTGGGCATTTGCTGGAGCCAGGCGGATTGCTTGGAATGAAGGCTGGAGGGGAACCGTGGTGCACGTGAAGGTGGAAAGCTGAAGGCTTCAGGAGGTGCTGGTGGGCCTTGGAGCTTGGACCGAAGAGAGTGGCAGGGCCCAAGGTGGCTGTACGGGCTGGATCTGTGGGTGAAGGTTGGTTTGCAATtggaaaaatgccacattttcctatctttttttaactttttatcattttttccaaacacaaaaatatcacaaattccctaacaaaataaatataaaataagtcataataaaatattttcactatatAAAATAAATCgagttaattatttgaaaatattaattataacttaatttatatttaacatttaagtttaagaatacaacatttttttaccactaacttaacaataataattcaaataattaactacaacattttacaataaaataactataaaaacatacaaaagtatatatataaaatcataataagactaataaatttgaaattacttaaaaacttaataaatcaattaaaaactcaagaattaaacaacaattagcatataaaaagtggcaaaataactctattttgtagagttatcatttaccatgctgcatttcggcaggatactgcgatcatgaacaccaccttcacCCAGGTGTGCCTAagtcgttggaatcatttcagagagactGGCACTGAGTATACATGGGACGGCGATGTGCTGagaatgttgaagggcgatgataatcaattccttaTAGCATGAcaaaatgtgagtgaagtatattttgcctttCACGTCGAAAAAGTCGCACATTGGATCGATATTGAAGTCTCCATTAAaacgtggtgcatcaacatttatgattccaaccatagcgtgctcaatcccactctgatggaggaagcgatcaagccttggtgcttattgttgccttcgttgttatggtattctggcatgtttgacgaccataAGGACCTCCAGGTATATCCTAAGCAGAATGGAAAGCCTTTctcatattgtcgtattcctccagaggagtgtcctcagactaagacaaggtattcccctatttaattagtggattttaaaatctgaaaattaaagttatttttatcttctattgacacaatCAATTATATGCaatggggattgtggtatgtttgccatcaaacatttCGAGCATCTGgttgccaggctaccactcgatactgttatcgatgagaacatctAGCATTTCAgaaccaagtggtgtgtggacctgttctatcagaatttggccccgtgatgctctttacatttttgtcttacacatcttgtataatatagcatatagttagttttgtatattattttttatcaaacaatattttttgaaaaagttattaaataaaaaaatattaaattcacataatgtgtctacatcgacatccaaacacacaaagTATTAGacgaagtattccatatgataaatgcagcaaaatcaattaaataattatataacacaatattttaaatcatAGCCTTACATGATTTCttattgtgcccactaccactATATCTGCTATACTTACATGGCTTGACAATCTTTTCCCTGCGTGAAGTATAGCGATTTTTCTTTCGTCTACCCACTTTTTGTTTCCTGGGtcttcctacaggggttttctcagCGGGGACACCGACAACCATATCTCTGACGTGATCatggattacccattcatcctcgttcccaacagggtaaataatatctttataagtgtcattcaatgcctcgattctatagtaaggaGAACACAATGAGTAgatgtttatgcttctttttctggctgcagcaaaagTATGTACAtagggtatcccaatggtttggaacatgccacaagagcatgattttgtggccaagttcacctcaccatcaccatcaccattaccatcgaccacaagaaattcgtgaTAACCAAGAACTTGGAGATCTAAATAAATTGttttatcacctatttgcttcaaatcattttccatctcaggtgataacacagttgttgcttttgcagctctttcacgtttatctgcaaaccaagattgaagagtgaatcttatgaattcaagaaaagtagcGACTAGAAAGCTCCTTGTCTCCTTGGTCTTATTGTTAAAActttctgcgtagttactcgtcatgatattgtatcggttaccaTGAAAATAAGtactactccacctttcaaagtcaattccctctagatattgagcaatgggcggatcaattaccttaatcttgtcaaagaattTGTGAAATTCCGTTCTTCGAAATGTGTACGCTGCACATcccatgatgtcttgcacgtggttagttttgaattttgccacaacaTTTATACAGATATGATGGTAACATGTACCGTGATACGCAtttgggaacacaagctccaaagcatgattaatgcttttatacctgtccgatacaaaagcaaggttctcaacgtcctctatagcttccttcaattttctcatgaaataagtccaagagttatagctctcactgtccaccaatgcaaacgcaattggaaacaactggttgtttgcattCAACGCAACAGCAGAGAGCATGTGGCCACTATACTTATTCTTtaagaatgtgccatccacacaaattacaggacgatagtactggaaaccacacctaaaaacaccgagggaaaagaagcaatacaagaaacgaccatcttctgctacaaaatcagtaattatacttgggttcttatgctccaactgacacaggtatccaggtaacttggagtatgattcctcaggtgtccttcTGACATATGTAAGAGCATTTTCTCTGCATCTTCATGCCTTCTTATAGCTCATTTCAACCCCAAAATGGTGTTTCATGTCCtctcttatgttgtttgccatgtaccgagtaccatcggtagcaaattttCTCTTGATTAGGTGtccaacaacccacggtgatgcttgacgatggtccttatctcgaatttcttgtgagcaagtgtgtacttcgttgtatacagtaatctcgaatATTTCAGATTGcattttttcttacccctcaatctccaaccacaatcaggatccttgcaagtaatgtaccacacatcaatcccagatttcttcatcataaactcaaaattattcttcatcgcaaatatgaatgctttggttttcaattcaagcttgttctgaaagaacttcccaaggtgcaattctcctgaagctttgctggttgaggaatgatgttgatgtgaggcctctatatcctctttggtgaacatgggaacACTCCATGtcctacgatcttcacctaagtccaatggagaactccatctaaaactatcatcggttctacttggactTGGACGACTACTGCTGATCCCAGGTATTTGCTGATAttctattctgcgctcctcatctaccataacTTCTGAACTCTATGTTGGAAAATCTAccctaacatctggcccaccaagatctgttgcatcagcaataggatcgtcgttgacataaggttcgtagccatagggatcATACTCTGTCGTGTCATGCACATATGAAGGACTCTAACCGAGATATCACCATgaactatgacatctggatttgtctcaggaacacatgttccaacgtcactttgagttcctttgaaaccatgacatggaggaaaaatgttattttcaaatcgaacttctttattaacgctaGCAGAAGCCGATGCATTTTTTACACCTCCTTTCTTAATCAATGTGACACATAGAGGAATGAGtttctctacagatttcgatgctaacccaatgaatgcacgtacatgcctatcattttttataacggtatgtttgacggattgtgataggcatgtgtacgggacctctattttcaagtcatgcacacatttatccacttcaagctcatcgtacagaatgtcaagcagttacccatatgtcacacccttctccacaggcagaacttgattttcagcatctttgaaaatccaatccctattttcgagttcccaaacaccattgaatgcaacaaatacgaAAGCAGTCGAAtctgcaaaaacaaaaaaaaaagggtcaaaaagttaaactacaacataaaacaaaaaatatcgatttctatcgatatatgtcgagtcctatcgaggtcacacatattgagttttatcgagtacagtcgaggactatcaggcaaacaatccaataaaATTCTTATACACCTACCGAGTTTTATCGAGGACTATCGAtgcaaacaatccaattaaactcttatacacctatcgagttttatcgagtacaatcgagttattaaatccaattaaactcttatacacctatcgagttttatcgagtacaatcgagtaccatcgaggtactaacatcctaacactatcgaggcacgtcgaggtccatcgaggaccattgagccagcatgcaacacatcgaaacctatcgagtttcatcgaaactcatcgaggcaggaaaaaaatctacgaagtatccaaaattcattccgtgaaaaattgcaataaaacatgaaggcataaacaaatataacatatatatatacccatacgattttttcccctagatccgaaatccaaaatgaagtttcttgacttgaaatgactcacaacttgcccctagatccgaaatgCAAATTAATTGTGGCTGGCTTTTTTTGTGTGTATGagagtttgagagatagagagggaaaacataagagatagagagtgaagactaagagaaaaagagagggaaaattatgccaaaggtattttgggtagtaacggcattagtagcaccaaaacgaGAGTTATATAGTGATAATGTATTTTTCAAACAAAGTGTCACTTATTGCactaaaaatcaaatttccctAATAAAATAAGAGAGAGAATTGTAATACTGCTTTCAAAGAGCCAGATGTCTTGACAAATCCCATCTAAGTCTGAAGTGTTGCTCCCTCAGTTTCACACTTCGTCTTTAGAATTTGTGAAATAATGAGCACACTAGGCTAAAATTCTTAACAATGTCAGAGATGAATTTATTTGCTAAATTTCTAACAATATCTGAGAAATGAAGAATGAATATGTAGTATGATATTTTTTTCGACTTAATTAAAATTATGATATATTTTCTGACTTATTTTTAAAAGTATGTTACAAGGCAATATAACTATTACTACAAGTGTCATTACTAATTTTTTCATGCATCAATAATAaacattttttatataataatatatgttctcattattttttatgtgtagTGGGATATTTTCACCAAATACATATATTATACAAGACAAAAAAAGGTTCGGAAATGACTGCGAAAACTTTAATACAAGACAACAAAGTTTAACACTATTTTATTTGTTACTAAAATAATGAATTAATAGTAGTACAAAGGAAAACAAGTTGCCATTATTCCATTTATTCCTACCTCTCAAATTGTATTGCCAAAATTCACCCGTAGGATGTattatgttaaaaaataatataatttttttttttttttgctaatcaACAACTACTAATAATCATtaaatatttcattaaaaaaataatctttaaatataaaattttgttaaaaaataaataacaaattcATTTCCATATAAATGGAATGTATTGATGAAATTTACTAATTGTTTAATAcaagaaattattttaaatttgtacATTTAAAGTCTATTTCATTATGATTCACTAGCTGCATGTTTTGATAAAATATAATAAAGTTAGCATACTTTGAGTTTCGTTTTCAGTCATACCAGTAAGGCTCTcagtattcatttttttttatgaccatgtatattgtagttatttagagcattctgcaaattttaagaaaatttcgaatagtttacagtaccgaaaactaagttcaaacatgttgcacgcgtgactaatttttttaatgCACGTGgaaaacatatttgaacctagttttcgatattgtaaacaattcaaaattttttaaaaattttcaagatgctctaaataactacaatatacacggttataaaaaaaatcgcacaaaaaactgttcacggattgAGAAATACTAAGAATCTcatcggtagggcttaaagtgaaaaaTTGTCCTATGTATACATATAAAATtgtaggacaattcttctat contains the following coding sequences:
- the LOC133789699 gene encoding uncharacterized protein LOC133789699; this translates as MEESRSQPERLAHGFLRWGPLEYSLALESLYQSHFIPDKQEHKHQGNTKRGGPRQQIRIKNWWRREEKETKNLSRFTPRNQGYVLVELASETAQICTIRKLLYSNNGDSKSQVRLGSQRLDLTIGEGEGENAEQGNQFFRKQPQRKRRGFLSGDTDNHISDVIMDYPFILVPNRQKYVHRVSQWFGTCHKSMILWPSSPHHHHHHYHRPQEIRDNQELGDLNKLFYHLFASNHFPSQVITQLLLLQLFHVYLQTKIEE